A DNA window from Vigna radiata var. radiata cultivar VC1973A unplaced genomic scaffold, Vradiata_ver6 scaffold_171, whole genome shotgun sequence contains the following coding sequences:
- the LOC106780285 gene encoding plant UBX domain-containing protein 1 isoform X6, producing MVVGSCTLTSNTKRRATYKFSTDMDTEAATKQIKLDALKERAGREIRVFETYVSSSSNAALSNEEVTDDFYEFTAEDYHRLLAAKKEGNDDKFLKTRKIREAEEAARRSEMTKAIIRVRFPDNHTLETTFHPSETVQSLIDVLTKVIVLPEEPFYIYTTPPKKIMKDMSQNFYDAGFCPGAIVYFSYDVPKGSTGPYLQEDILSLKELHAANDQGQQSEPLVQSEPEPAVAIQPPPVEQRKPAEKKLVKPKWLKM from the exons ATGGTCGTGGGTTCCTGCACACTAACTTCTAACACGAAGAGAAGGGCCACCTACAAATTTTCCACCGACATGGACACTGAAGCTGCCACCAAG CAGATCAAGCTTGATGCATTGAAAGAAAGAGCTGGGCGAGAGATCCGTGTTTTTGAAACATATGTTTCCTCATCATCAAATGCTGCATTATCCAATG AAGAGGTGACTGATGACTTCTATGAGTTTACTGCTGAAGATTATCACAGACTTTTGGCAGCTAAAAAGGAAGGTAATGATG ATAAGTTCTTGAAGACTCGAAAAATCCGAGAAGCAGAAGAGGCAGCACGGAGGTCAGAAATGACCAAG GCTATAATTAGAGTTCGATTCCCAGATAATCACACATTGGAGACTACATTCCACCCATCGGAAACAGTCCAGAGTTTAATTGATGTCCTGACTAAAGTTATTGTGCTGCCAGAGGAGCCATTCTATATAT ATACTACTCCACCTAAAAAGATTATGAAAGACATGTCTCAGAATTTTTATGATGCTGGCTTTTGTCCTGGTGCCATTGTCTACTTCTCATACGATGTCCCAAAAG GTAGCACTGGTCCTTATCTTCAAGAAGATATATTGTCTTTGAAGGAACTGCATGCTGCTAATGATCAAGGCCAACAATCTGAGCCTTTAGTACAGTCAGAACCTGAACCTGCTGTGGCAATACAGCCTCCTCCTGTTGAACAACGCAAACCTGCTGAGAAAAAACTTGTTAAACCAAAGTGGTTAAAAATGTGA
- the LOC106780285 gene encoding plant UBX domain-containing protein 1 isoform X4 encodes MVVGSCTLTSNTKRRATYKFSTDMDTEAATKKLLSLIFHEALWIFLSHQIKLDALKERAGREIRVFETYVSSSSNAALSNEVTDDFYEFTAEDYHRLLAAKKEDKFLKTRKIREAEEAARRSEMTKAIIRVRFPDNHTLETTFHPSETVQSLIDVLTKVIVLPEEPFYIYTTPPKKIMKDMSQNFYDAGFCPGAIVYFSYDVPKGSTGPYLQEDILSLKELHAANDQGQQSEPLVQSEPEPAVAIQPPPVEQRKPAEKKLVKPKWLKM; translated from the exons ATGGTCGTGGGTTCCTGCACACTAACTTCTAACACGAAGAGAAGGGCCACCTACAAATTTTCCACCGACATGGACACTGAAGCTGCCACCAAG AAACTATTATCTTTGATCTTCCATGAGGCATTATGGATATTTCTATCTCAT CAGATCAAGCTTGATGCATTGAAAGAAAGAGCTGGGCGAGAGATCCGTGTTTTTGAAACATATGTTTCCTCATCATCAAATGCTGCATTATCCAATG AGGTGACTGATGACTTCTATGAGTTTACTGCTGAAGATTATCACAGACTTTTGGCAGCTAAAAAGGAAG ATAAGTTCTTGAAGACTCGAAAAATCCGAGAAGCAGAAGAGGCAGCACGGAGGTCAGAAATGACCAAG GCTATAATTAGAGTTCGATTCCCAGATAATCACACATTGGAGACTACATTCCACCCATCGGAAACAGTCCAGAGTTTAATTGATGTCCTGACTAAAGTTATTGTGCTGCCAGAGGAGCCATTCTATATAT ATACTACTCCACCTAAAAAGATTATGAAAGACATGTCTCAGAATTTTTATGATGCTGGCTTTTGTCCTGGTGCCATTGTCTACTTCTCATACGATGTCCCAAAAG GTAGCACTGGTCCTTATCTTCAAGAAGATATATTGTCTTTGAAGGAACTGCATGCTGCTAATGATCAAGGCCAACAATCTGAGCCTTTAGTACAGTCAGAACCTGAACCTGCTGTGGCAATACAGCCTCCTCCTGTTGAACAACGCAAACCTGCTGAGAAAAAACTTGTTAAACCAAAGTGGTTAAAAATGTGA
- the LOC106780285 gene encoding plant UBX domain-containing protein 1 isoform X8, with translation MVVGSCTLTSNTKRRATYKFSTDMDTEAATKIKLDALKERAGREIRVFETYVSSSSNAALSNEVTDDFYEFTAEDYHRLLAAKKEGNDDKFLKTRKIREAEEAARRSEMTKAIIRVRFPDNHTLETTFHPSETVQSLIDVLTKVIVLPEEPFYIYTTPPKKIMKDMSQNFYDAGFCPGAIVYFSYDVPKGSTGPYLQEDILSLKELHAANDQGQQSEPLVQSEPEPAVAIQPPPVEQRKPAEKKLVKPKWLKM, from the exons ATGGTCGTGGGTTCCTGCACACTAACTTCTAACACGAAGAGAAGGGCCACCTACAAATTTTCCACCGACATGGACACTGAAGCTGCCACCAAG ATCAAGCTTGATGCATTGAAAGAAAGAGCTGGGCGAGAGATCCGTGTTTTTGAAACATATGTTTCCTCATCATCAAATGCTGCATTATCCAATG AGGTGACTGATGACTTCTATGAGTTTACTGCTGAAGATTATCACAGACTTTTGGCAGCTAAAAAGGAAGGTAATGATG ATAAGTTCTTGAAGACTCGAAAAATCCGAGAAGCAGAAGAGGCAGCACGGAGGTCAGAAATGACCAAG GCTATAATTAGAGTTCGATTCCCAGATAATCACACATTGGAGACTACATTCCACCCATCGGAAACAGTCCAGAGTTTAATTGATGTCCTGACTAAAGTTATTGTGCTGCCAGAGGAGCCATTCTATATAT ATACTACTCCACCTAAAAAGATTATGAAAGACATGTCTCAGAATTTTTATGATGCTGGCTTTTGTCCTGGTGCCATTGTCTACTTCTCATACGATGTCCCAAAAG GTAGCACTGGTCCTTATCTTCAAGAAGATATATTGTCTTTGAAGGAACTGCATGCTGCTAATGATCAAGGCCAACAATCTGAGCCTTTAGTACAGTCAGAACCTGAACCTGCTGTGGCAATACAGCCTCCTCCTGTTGAACAACGCAAACCTGCTGAGAAAAAACTTGTTAAACCAAAGTGGTTAAAAATGTGA
- the LOC106780285 gene encoding plant UBX domain-containing protein 1 isoform X3, with protein MVVGSCTLTSNTKRRATYKFSTDMDTEAATKKLLSLIFHEALWIFLSHQIKLDALKERAGREIRVFETYVSSSSNAALSNEEVTDDFYEFTAEDYHRLLAAKKEDKFLKTRKIREAEEAARRSEMTKAIIRVRFPDNHTLETTFHPSETVQSLIDVLTKVIVLPEEPFYIYTTPPKKIMKDMSQNFYDAGFCPGAIVYFSYDVPKGSTGPYLQEDILSLKELHAANDQGQQSEPLVQSEPEPAVAIQPPPVEQRKPAEKKLVKPKWLKM; from the exons ATGGTCGTGGGTTCCTGCACACTAACTTCTAACACGAAGAGAAGGGCCACCTACAAATTTTCCACCGACATGGACACTGAAGCTGCCACCAAG AAACTATTATCTTTGATCTTCCATGAGGCATTATGGATATTTCTATCTCAT CAGATCAAGCTTGATGCATTGAAAGAAAGAGCTGGGCGAGAGATCCGTGTTTTTGAAACATATGTTTCCTCATCATCAAATGCTGCATTATCCAATG AAGAGGTGACTGATGACTTCTATGAGTTTACTGCTGAAGATTATCACAGACTTTTGGCAGCTAAAAAGGAAG ATAAGTTCTTGAAGACTCGAAAAATCCGAGAAGCAGAAGAGGCAGCACGGAGGTCAGAAATGACCAAG GCTATAATTAGAGTTCGATTCCCAGATAATCACACATTGGAGACTACATTCCACCCATCGGAAACAGTCCAGAGTTTAATTGATGTCCTGACTAAAGTTATTGTGCTGCCAGAGGAGCCATTCTATATAT ATACTACTCCACCTAAAAAGATTATGAAAGACATGTCTCAGAATTTTTATGATGCTGGCTTTTGTCCTGGTGCCATTGTCTACTTCTCATACGATGTCCCAAAAG GTAGCACTGGTCCTTATCTTCAAGAAGATATATTGTCTTTGAAGGAACTGCATGCTGCTAATGATCAAGGCCAACAATCTGAGCCTTTAGTACAGTCAGAACCTGAACCTGCTGTGGCAATACAGCCTCCTCCTGTTGAACAACGCAAACCTGCTGAGAAAAAACTTGTTAAACCAAAGTGGTTAAAAATGTGA
- the LOC106780285 gene encoding plant UBX domain-containing protein 1 isoform X7, whose translation MVVGSCTLTSNTKRRATYKFSTDMDTEAATKIKLDALKERAGREIRVFETYVSSSSNAALSNEEVTDDFYEFTAEDYHRLLAAKKEGNDDKFLKTRKIREAEEAARRSEMTKAIIRVRFPDNHTLETTFHPSETVQSLIDVLTKVIVLPEEPFYIYTTPPKKIMKDMSQNFYDAGFCPGAIVYFSYDVPKGSTGPYLQEDILSLKELHAANDQGQQSEPLVQSEPEPAVAIQPPPVEQRKPAEKKLVKPKWLKM comes from the exons ATGGTCGTGGGTTCCTGCACACTAACTTCTAACACGAAGAGAAGGGCCACCTACAAATTTTCCACCGACATGGACACTGAAGCTGCCACCAAG ATCAAGCTTGATGCATTGAAAGAAAGAGCTGGGCGAGAGATCCGTGTTTTTGAAACATATGTTTCCTCATCATCAAATGCTGCATTATCCAATG AAGAGGTGACTGATGACTTCTATGAGTTTACTGCTGAAGATTATCACAGACTTTTGGCAGCTAAAAAGGAAGGTAATGATG ATAAGTTCTTGAAGACTCGAAAAATCCGAGAAGCAGAAGAGGCAGCACGGAGGTCAGAAATGACCAAG GCTATAATTAGAGTTCGATTCCCAGATAATCACACATTGGAGACTACATTCCACCCATCGGAAACAGTCCAGAGTTTAATTGATGTCCTGACTAAAGTTATTGTGCTGCCAGAGGAGCCATTCTATATAT ATACTACTCCACCTAAAAAGATTATGAAAGACATGTCTCAGAATTTTTATGATGCTGGCTTTTGTCCTGGTGCCATTGTCTACTTCTCATACGATGTCCCAAAAG GTAGCACTGGTCCTTATCTTCAAGAAGATATATTGTCTTTGAAGGAACTGCATGCTGCTAATGATCAAGGCCAACAATCTGAGCCTTTAGTACAGTCAGAACCTGAACCTGCTGTGGCAATACAGCCTCCTCCTGTTGAACAACGCAAACCTGCTGAGAAAAAACTTGTTAAACCAAAGTGGTTAAAAATGTGA
- the LOC106780285 gene encoding plant UBX domain-containing protein 1 isoform X2 has product MVVGSCTLTSNTKRRATYKFSTDMDTEAATKKLLSLIFHEALWIFLSHQIKLDALKERAGREIRVFETYVSSSSNAALSNEVTDDFYEFTAEDYHRLLAAKKEGNDDKFLKTRKIREAEEAARRSEMTKAIIRVRFPDNHTLETTFHPSETVQSLIDVLTKVIVLPEEPFYIYTTPPKKIMKDMSQNFYDAGFCPGAIVYFSYDVPKGSTGPYLQEDILSLKELHAANDQGQQSEPLVQSEPEPAVAIQPPPVEQRKPAEKKLVKPKWLKM; this is encoded by the exons ATGGTCGTGGGTTCCTGCACACTAACTTCTAACACGAAGAGAAGGGCCACCTACAAATTTTCCACCGACATGGACACTGAAGCTGCCACCAAG AAACTATTATCTTTGATCTTCCATGAGGCATTATGGATATTTCTATCTCAT CAGATCAAGCTTGATGCATTGAAAGAAAGAGCTGGGCGAGAGATCCGTGTTTTTGAAACATATGTTTCCTCATCATCAAATGCTGCATTATCCAATG AGGTGACTGATGACTTCTATGAGTTTACTGCTGAAGATTATCACAGACTTTTGGCAGCTAAAAAGGAAGGTAATGATG ATAAGTTCTTGAAGACTCGAAAAATCCGAGAAGCAGAAGAGGCAGCACGGAGGTCAGAAATGACCAAG GCTATAATTAGAGTTCGATTCCCAGATAATCACACATTGGAGACTACATTCCACCCATCGGAAACAGTCCAGAGTTTAATTGATGTCCTGACTAAAGTTATTGTGCTGCCAGAGGAGCCATTCTATATAT ATACTACTCCACCTAAAAAGATTATGAAAGACATGTCTCAGAATTTTTATGATGCTGGCTTTTGTCCTGGTGCCATTGTCTACTTCTCATACGATGTCCCAAAAG GTAGCACTGGTCCTTATCTTCAAGAAGATATATTGTCTTTGAAGGAACTGCATGCTGCTAATGATCAAGGCCAACAATCTGAGCCTTTAGTACAGTCAGAACCTGAACCTGCTGTGGCAATACAGCCTCCTCCTGTTGAACAACGCAAACCTGCTGAGAAAAAACTTGTTAAACCAAAGTGGTTAAAAATGTGA
- the LOC106780285 gene encoding plant UBX domain-containing protein 1 isoform X1 → MVVGSCTLTSNTKRRATYKFSTDMDTEAATKKLLSLIFHEALWIFLSHQIKLDALKERAGREIRVFETYVSSSSNAALSNEEVTDDFYEFTAEDYHRLLAAKKEGNDDKFLKTRKIREAEEAARRSEMTKAIIRVRFPDNHTLETTFHPSETVQSLIDVLTKVIVLPEEPFYIYTTPPKKIMKDMSQNFYDAGFCPGAIVYFSYDVPKGSTGPYLQEDILSLKELHAANDQGQQSEPLVQSEPEPAVAIQPPPVEQRKPAEKKLVKPKWLKM, encoded by the exons ATGGTCGTGGGTTCCTGCACACTAACTTCTAACACGAAGAGAAGGGCCACCTACAAATTTTCCACCGACATGGACACTGAAGCTGCCACCAAG AAACTATTATCTTTGATCTTCCATGAGGCATTATGGATATTTCTATCTCAT CAGATCAAGCTTGATGCATTGAAAGAAAGAGCTGGGCGAGAGATCCGTGTTTTTGAAACATATGTTTCCTCATCATCAAATGCTGCATTATCCAATG AAGAGGTGACTGATGACTTCTATGAGTTTACTGCTGAAGATTATCACAGACTTTTGGCAGCTAAAAAGGAAGGTAATGATG ATAAGTTCTTGAAGACTCGAAAAATCCGAGAAGCAGAAGAGGCAGCACGGAGGTCAGAAATGACCAAG GCTATAATTAGAGTTCGATTCCCAGATAATCACACATTGGAGACTACATTCCACCCATCGGAAACAGTCCAGAGTTTAATTGATGTCCTGACTAAAGTTATTGTGCTGCCAGAGGAGCCATTCTATATAT ATACTACTCCACCTAAAAAGATTATGAAAGACATGTCTCAGAATTTTTATGATGCTGGCTTTTGTCCTGGTGCCATTGTCTACTTCTCATACGATGTCCCAAAAG GTAGCACTGGTCCTTATCTTCAAGAAGATATATTGTCTTTGAAGGAACTGCATGCTGCTAATGATCAAGGCCAACAATCTGAGCCTTTAGTACAGTCAGAACCTGAACCTGCTGTGGCAATACAGCCTCCTCCTGTTGAACAACGCAAACCTGCTGAGAAAAAACTTGTTAAACCAAAGTGGTTAAAAATGTGA
- the LOC106780285 gene encoding plant UBX domain-containing protein 1 isoform X5 codes for MGKSSVLLTSFSLISSGILTSGLDNFSCSRVEQIKLDALKERAGREIRVFETYVSSSSNAALSNEEVTDDFYEFTAEDYHRLLAAKKEGNDDKFLKTRKIREAEEAARRSEMTKAIIRVRFPDNHTLETTFHPSETVQSLIDVLTKVIVLPEEPFYIYTTPPKKIMKDMSQNFYDAGFCPGAIVYFSYDVPKGSTGPYLQEDILSLKELHAANDQGQQSEPLVQSEPEPAVAIQPPPVEQRKPAEKKLVKPKWLKM; via the exons atgggtAAATCCTCAGTATTACTTACCTCCTTCTCATTGATATCTTCAGGGATTCTCACCTCTggattagacaatttttcttgctcgagagtcgaa CAGATCAAGCTTGATGCATTGAAAGAAAGAGCTGGGCGAGAGATCCGTGTTTTTGAAACATATGTTTCCTCATCATCAAATGCTGCATTATCCAATG AAGAGGTGACTGATGACTTCTATGAGTTTACTGCTGAAGATTATCACAGACTTTTGGCAGCTAAAAAGGAAGGTAATGATG ATAAGTTCTTGAAGACTCGAAAAATCCGAGAAGCAGAAGAGGCAGCACGGAGGTCAGAAATGACCAAG GCTATAATTAGAGTTCGATTCCCAGATAATCACACATTGGAGACTACATTCCACCCATCGGAAACAGTCCAGAGTTTAATTGATGTCCTGACTAAAGTTATTGTGCTGCCAGAGGAGCCATTCTATATAT ATACTACTCCACCTAAAAAGATTATGAAAGACATGTCTCAGAATTTTTATGATGCTGGCTTTTGTCCTGGTGCCATTGTCTACTTCTCATACGATGTCCCAAAAG GTAGCACTGGTCCTTATCTTCAAGAAGATATATTGTCTTTGAAGGAACTGCATGCTGCTAATGATCAAGGCCAACAATCTGAGCCTTTAGTACAGTCAGAACCTGAACCTGCTGTGGCAATACAGCCTCCTCCTGTTGAACAACGCAAACCTGCTGAGAAAAAACTTGTTAAACCAAAGTGGTTAAAAATGTGA